A region of Streptomyces sp. WMMC500 DNA encodes the following proteins:
- a CDS encoding helix-turn-helix transcriptional regulator, with translation MAESKRPSRPVEGDGAGVLRAFGRQQKILRDRAGVTQPQLADRIGYSEYMVGAVEQGSRIPRPEYVDQADVALDAGGLLKVMKPELLRVKYPAFFEDFAVLEKEAVELHAYDSQVVWGLLQTEEYARAVLEARRPAVHEDIIQQRVAARLDRQAVFDRQPAPILSFVLEETVLRRPIGGKAVLRSQLEHLLLIGRRPNVEIQVMPTDREEHAGLAGPLTLLETEDQRRIAYVEVQGTSQLIVERKTVREIEARYGIIRAQALTPRESLDFIEKVLGGL, from the coding sequence ATGGCGGAATCCAAGCGTCCGAGTCGACCGGTCGAGGGCGACGGGGCGGGGGTTCTCCGCGCTTTCGGTCGACAGCAGAAAATCCTCCGGGATCGAGCCGGTGTCACACAGCCGCAGTTGGCCGACCGGATCGGCTACAGCGAGTACATGGTCGGGGCGGTCGAGCAGGGGAGCAGGATCCCGCGGCCGGAGTACGTCGACCAGGCGGATGTGGCGCTCGACGCGGGCGGGCTGCTGAAGGTGATGAAGCCGGAGTTACTGCGGGTCAAGTATCCGGCGTTCTTCGAGGACTTCGCGGTCCTGGAGAAGGAGGCGGTGGAGCTGCACGCGTACGACTCGCAGGTTGTCTGGGGTCTGTTGCAGACCGAGGAGTACGCCCGCGCAGTCCTGGAGGCCCGCCGTCCAGCAGTACATGAGGACATCATCCAGCAGCGAGTCGCCGCCCGACTGGACCGACAGGCGGTCTTCGACCGCCAGCCCGCGCCCATTCTGAGCTTCGTACTCGAAGAGACCGTGCTGCGACGGCCGATCGGTGGAAAGGCCGTCCTGCGAAGCCAGTTGGAGCACCTGCTCCTGATCGGTCGGCGGCCGAACGTGGAGATCCAGGTCATGCCCACAGACCGCGAGGAGCATGCCGGGCTGGCAGGCCCGTTGACCTTGCTTGAGACCGAGGACCAGCGCAGGATTGCGTACGTCGAGGTGCAGGGCACCAGCCAACTGATCGTGGAGCGGAAAACGGTTCGTGAGATCGAGGCGCGGTACGGCATCATCCGGGCGCAGGCGCTGACGCCTCGCGAATCACTGGACTTCATCGAGAAGGTCTTGGGAGGGCTATGA
- a CDS encoding lasso peptide biosynthesis B2 protein, whose protein sequence is MVPGARPTTTRYDRIVAAAALALSLALGRLPLRRQIAAVRLLRGLPHAGLARLEALNAAVLAVAPVWWRGRIACMEVSRATVIAAALTGRQAHWVLGARFLPDGAHAWAEVPEGAVGRDTGDAVDRPWMPALTVP, encoded by the coding sequence ATGGTCCCCGGCGCCCGGCCCACCACGACCCGATACGACCGCATCGTCGCAGCCGCGGCCCTCGCGCTCTCTCTGGCGCTGGGCCGGCTGCCGCTGCGCCGGCAGATCGCCGCCGTACGTCTGCTGCGCGGCCTGCCCCACGCGGGCCTGGCCCGCCTCGAAGCCCTGAACGCCGCGGTCCTCGCGGTGGCCCCGGTGTGGTGGCGGGGCCGTATCGCCTGCATGGAGGTCAGCCGCGCCACGGTTATCGCTGCCGCGCTGACCGGCCGTCAGGCGCACTGGGTGCTTGGCGCTCGGTTCCTGCCCGACGGTGCGCACGCCTGGGCCGAAGTCCCCGAAGGCGCGGTCGGCCGGGACACGGGCGACGCCGTCGACCGGCCCTGGATGCCCGCCCTCACCGTGCCGTAG
- a CDS encoding DUF397 domain-containing protein: MSTLAWFKSSYSDSEGGNCIEVALDWHKSSYSGSEGGACVEVATTPTTIHVRDSKDPEGPVLTFSADAWQAFTAYAATSPH, from the coding sequence ATGAGCACGCTGGCTTGGTTCAAGAGCAGCTACAGCGACAGCGAAGGCGGCAACTGCATCGAGGTCGCCCTCGACTGGCACAAGTCGTCCTACAGCGGCAGCGAAGGCGGCGCCTGCGTCGAGGTCGCCACCACCCCCACCACCATCCACGTCCGTGACTCCAAGGACCCCGAAGGCCCGGTGCTCACCTTCTCCGCCGACGCCTGGCAAGCCTTCACCGCCTACGCCGCCACCTCACCCCACTAA
- a CDS encoding asparagine synthase-related protein, whose product MEREWMTGGTAAVSGTGIEGLEGVRRPPAARVRSAGEGQAVVAVVGDCPVAEQDLRSALPAVRAGRWAELSRWPGSYWVLAACGRQRFVCGDLAGIRTLYYTPHREGTAWATAPGLLPASLVPDLPHLAARLAAGEHHWPHRSLYERVRQVPGGSGMLLTPGVPPQLVDVRRAESVAELGQGAERFGRALTDAVGYRVRAAGSVVGADLSGGLDSSAAVVLAAEVGDVHAVTYTDGYTSAEDASYAARVAEHTGVTHTIAAGGLPQLPFGFGSGQPTGGEPVLGAAMYAMDSAYLQPVRGLPLHLTGHGGDIVLDASSACWVRLVQDGGWREARRQVVAFARLRNTAPGPYWKALKQAAELGRAGSLGRAADALERGPVTADPAVAGWSWCRLGAGASWLTGEGRQQVAVQLRQAAGERQPEMADEFEQWSALRSVGASARGWTPYAEALGVTLAYPYLDNEVVRAAFAIPALARRGVVTYKPLLRAALPQLPQWLTERRSKGSFTAQRIAGLARHRERLDELIAASPFVGAGLIDHAAVSAALAQAARGQNATVIADLHRLLVTCWWLSGEQAGRKVAAC is encoded by the coding sequence ATGGAACGGGAGTGGATGACCGGCGGCACCGCCGCCGTGAGCGGAACGGGAATCGAGGGGCTCGAAGGTGTGCGCCGCCCGCCGGCTGCGCGTGTGCGTTCGGCCGGGGAAGGGCAGGCCGTGGTCGCGGTCGTCGGCGACTGCCCGGTCGCCGAGCAGGACCTCCGCAGCGCCCTTCCGGCCGTGCGGGCGGGCCGGTGGGCCGAACTGAGCCGGTGGCCCGGCTCGTACTGGGTGCTCGCCGCCTGCGGGCGGCAGCGGTTCGTGTGCGGTGACCTCGCCGGAATCCGGACCCTCTACTACACGCCGCACCGGGAGGGGACGGCGTGGGCGACCGCGCCCGGCCTTCTCCCCGCATCGCTCGTGCCGGACCTGCCGCACTTGGCGGCACGGCTGGCGGCGGGCGAGCACCACTGGCCGCACCGCAGCCTGTACGAGCGGGTCCGGCAGGTACCCGGCGGATCCGGGATGCTCCTCACCCCCGGTGTGCCCCCGCAGCTCGTCGACGTTCGTCGCGCCGAGTCCGTCGCGGAACTCGGTCAGGGCGCCGAGCGGTTCGGCCGCGCGCTCACTGATGCCGTGGGGTACCGGGTCCGCGCGGCCGGCTCGGTGGTGGGGGCGGATCTGTCCGGCGGGCTCGACTCCTCCGCGGCCGTCGTCCTCGCCGCCGAGGTCGGCGACGTGCACGCGGTGACATACACCGACGGCTACACCAGCGCCGAAGACGCCTCGTACGCCGCCCGCGTCGCCGAGCACACCGGCGTCACGCACACCATCGCTGCGGGCGGTCTGCCGCAGCTGCCCTTCGGCTTCGGCTCGGGGCAGCCCACCGGTGGCGAGCCGGTGCTGGGGGCGGCCATGTACGCCATGGACAGCGCGTACCTTCAGCCGGTGCGGGGGCTGCCGCTGCACCTGACCGGGCACGGCGGGGACATCGTGCTGGACGCCTCCAGTGCTTGCTGGGTGCGGCTGGTGCAGGACGGCGGGTGGCGTGAGGCCCGCCGTCAGGTCGTGGCGTTCGCCCGGCTGCGCAATACCGCCCCGGGCCCTTACTGGAAGGCACTCAAACAGGCCGCTGAACTGGGACGTGCCGGCTCGCTGGGACGTGCCGCCGACGCCCTGGAACGCGGGCCCGTGACTGCGGATCCGGCTGTGGCGGGCTGGTCATGGTGTCGTCTGGGAGCCGGGGCGTCGTGGCTGACCGGGGAGGGCCGGCAGCAGGTCGCCGTGCAGTTGCGGCAGGCCGCCGGTGAACGGCAGCCGGAGATGGCGGACGAATTCGAGCAGTGGAGCGCCCTGCGGTCGGTCGGCGCCTCCGCCCGTGGCTGGACCCCGTACGCCGAAGCCCTCGGTGTGACACTGGCGTACCCGTACCTGGACAACGAGGTAGTGCGGGCCGCGTTCGCCATCCCGGCGCTCGCCCGCCGCGGGGTGGTCACGTACAAGCCGCTGCTACGCGCCGCGTTACCGCAGTTGCCCCAGTGGCTGACCGAGCGGCGCTCGAAGGGCTCCTTCACCGCCCAGCGCATCGCCGGACTCGCCCGCCACCGGGAGCGCCTCGACGAGTTGATCGCGGCCAGTCCGTTCGTCGGCGCGGGGCTCATCGACCATGCGGCGGTGAGCGCGGCGCTCGCGCAGGCCGCCCGCGGTCAGAACGCCACGGTCATCGCCGACCTGCACCGGCTCCTCGTCACGTGCTGGTGGCTCTCCGGCGAGCAGGCTGGCCGGAAGGTGGCGGCATGCTGA
- a CDS encoding M20/M25/M40 family metallo-hydrolase, translating to MSDNLQQVAKARVASVIGLAQELIRRPSRAGIDGYGPVLGVLEDWLAVRNLPHRRLRDPAGELVGLLVEIPGGRPGKWWTLDACVDTAPYGDEAAWSFPPAAGDVVDGWLRGRGAADSKLAAAVFCHIAADLAPRAAEFSGGLAVLLDVDEHTGVFGGARAYLADEAAHRPAGVMIGYPGLEEVVVGGRGLWRATVTVYAPSGHSGSSRTVVGAISRAAHLVQLLDAADLPGVAGGGGFPLPPKVSVTAFHGGEGFSVIPDRVDLNVDVRTTPGFDAHDAETLVRKTVAELDAELPAPAPTEVAPVAVWPPFRLAEDEQPAGALLNAAAAAGLTVRAKTAGPSNIGNLLAGEGIPATAGFGVPYEGLHGIDERAHLDELPSVYAVYHQSVLDLLQAG from the coding sequence GTGAGCGACAACCTTCAGCAGGTGGCCAAGGCCCGCGTGGCATCCGTGATCGGGCTGGCCCAGGAGCTGATCCGGCGCCCCAGTCGGGCCGGGATCGACGGCTACGGGCCAGTTCTGGGCGTGCTGGAGGACTGGCTCGCCGTCCGCAATTTGCCGCACCGTCGCCTGCGCGACCCGGCGGGTGAGCTGGTTGGGCTGTTGGTGGAGATCCCCGGCGGCCGACCGGGAAAGTGGTGGACGCTTGACGCGTGTGTCGATACCGCCCCCTATGGCGACGAGGCCGCCTGGTCGTTCCCGCCGGCCGCGGGTGACGTGGTGGACGGCTGGCTGCGGGGCCGGGGTGCGGCGGACTCCAAGCTGGCCGCCGCGGTGTTCTGCCACATTGCCGCCGACCTCGCCCCCCGGGCCGCCGAGTTCAGCGGCGGGCTTGCCGTGCTCCTGGACGTCGACGAGCACACCGGTGTTTTCGGCGGTGCGCGCGCCTATCTCGCCGACGAGGCCGCGCATCGTCCAGCCGGGGTGATGATCGGCTACCCGGGCCTGGAGGAGGTCGTGGTCGGTGGCCGGGGCCTGTGGCGGGCCACGGTGACCGTGTACGCGCCCTCCGGGCACTCGGGTTCCAGCAGGACCGTGGTCGGCGCGATCTCGCGGGCGGCGCATCTCGTGCAGCTCCTGGACGCGGCCGATCTGCCCGGTGTGGCTGGCGGCGGCGGGTTCCCGCTGCCTCCGAAGGTTTCGGTCACCGCGTTTCACGGCGGCGAGGGCTTCTCCGTCATTCCGGACCGGGTCGACCTCAACGTCGATGTGCGCACCACCCCGGGTTTCGACGCGCATGACGCGGAGACCCTCGTCCGCAAGACTGTCGCCGAACTTGACGCGGAGCTGCCCGCCCCGGCTCCCACCGAGGTCGCCCCCGTCGCTGTGTGGCCGCCTTTCCGCCTGGCTGAGGACGAGCAGCCCGCCGGAGCCCTGCTGAACGCTGCTGCGGCTGCCGGGCTGACGGTGCGGGCGAAGACCGCGGGCCCGTCGAACATCGGCAACCTGCTGGCCGGGGAGGGCATCCCGGCGACCGCCGGCTTCGGGGTGCCGTATGAAGGGCTGCACGGCATCGACGAACGTGCCCACCTCGACGAACTCCCCTCGGTGTATGCCGTCTACCACCAGAGCGTCCTTGACCTTCTCCAGGCGGGCTGA
- a CDS encoding PqqD family protein, with translation MLTLASHVHHATGPDGTAVLDTRRGSWLMLDPDASQVWRAITVRGGTDGLADEIAVPTGQDPQVVAEHITTFVAELVAAGVLVDTAQPAPQKKRRWWR, from the coding sequence ATGCTGACCCTCGCGTCACACGTCCATCACGCCACCGGCCCGGACGGTACGGCGGTGCTCGACACCCGGCGCGGCTCATGGCTCATGCTCGACCCGGACGCCTCGCAGGTCTGGCGCGCGATCACCGTTCGCGGCGGCACCGATGGGCTCGCGGACGAGATCGCCGTCCCCACCGGCCAGGACCCGCAGGTCGTCGCCGAGCACATCACCACGTTCGTCGCCGAGCTGGTGGCCGCCGGGGTACTCGTCGACACCGCACAACCGGCCCCGCAGAAGAAAAGGAGGTGGTGGCGGTGA
- a CDS encoding ATP-binding protein — protein sequence MTTTNPALAAALRAAASGQPRRYVITGGPSSGKDDLLEAVHVAGVPCMTEEPGREIYRRHREKLGRHLLKEDRRAYSLEVLDAFIAEYTAHEHGIRFYNRGIPDGYGWEGFFGLRPTPQLEDATRRYRYDAVFVLDPLDTFEDPDDIVWAKDREIRRVHELIVQGYYDAGYEPVFVPPDSAAARLDFLCANLRLPKPSGGA from the coding sequence TTGACCACCACCAACCCGGCCCTCGCCGCCGCCCTCCGCGCGGCGGCTAGCGGCCAGCCACGCCGCTACGTCATCACCGGCGGCCCGTCGTCCGGCAAGGACGACCTTCTTGAGGCGGTCCACGTCGCCGGAGTCCCCTGCATGACCGAAGAACCCGGTCGGGAGATCTACCGCAGGCACCGGGAAAAGCTCGGCCGTCACCTGCTCAAAGAGGACCGCCGGGCCTACTCCCTGGAAGTCCTCGACGCCTTCATCGCCGAGTACACCGCGCACGAACACGGGATTCGCTTCTACAACCGGGGAATCCCGGACGGCTACGGCTGGGAGGGGTTCTTCGGGTTGCGGCCGACCCCGCAGTTGGAAGACGCCACGCGACGCTACCGATACGACGCGGTCTTCGTGCTCGACCCGCTCGACACCTTCGAGGATCCCGACGACATCGTCTGGGCCAAGGACCGCGAGATCCGCCGTGTCCACGAGCTGATCGTGCAGGGCTACTACGACGCCGGCTACGAACCGGTGTTCGTTCCCCCCGACTCCGCCGCCGCCCGGCTGGACTTCCTCTGCGCCAACCTGCGCCTGCCCAAACCCAGCGGGGGAGCGTGA
- a CDS encoding NIPSNAP family protein has product MPKTTQLRTYTVREGMLDEWVERWRAEIVPLRRRLGFTIGGAWADRERNQFVWLISYDGPETFAERNALYWASPERNAMNLDPDEYLVHTDDRSVETVDLEW; this is encoded by the coding sequence ATGCCCAAGACCACTCAGCTTCGCACCTACACCGTCAGGGAGGGGATGCTCGATGAGTGGGTGGAGCGGTGGCGTGCGGAGATCGTGCCGCTGCGCCGGAGGCTGGGTTTCACCATCGGTGGCGCCTGGGCGGACCGGGAGCGTAACCAGTTCGTCTGGCTCATCTCGTATGACGGCCCCGAGACGTTCGCCGAACGGAACGCGCTCTACTGGGCCTCGCCGGAACGCAATGCAATGAACCTCGACCCAGACGAGTATCTGGTGCACACAGATGACCGCTCGGTCGAGACGGTCGACCTGGAGTGGTGA
- a CDS encoding ATP-binding cassette domain-containing protein — MRLASDRHLKASVTLSTWAIARRLPRTLAAAARLAWRTDRRAALALLGCQIGAAALTATALAATTRVLAAVFTGDDIAAGLRENLTAVLVLALAGCGRYLLDGGARAAAAQLAPAAVREADLQVITAATGAELVAYEDPDFEDALAAASDGAEMTGALIVDSQVLTSAAAQLAAAATVVTFLHPVLLPLLVLAVVPCAWGAVRGARIEHAAHHRNLGDSRLRSVFRSYTTERKTADEVRAGTMAGFLTRQYRIVSGRLEAEQLAATRQALVAQGIGDALTAAGMLATWGALVLLVTAGRMELAAAGTAALAVRASGAALTTTVRAGARLFRTSLSLDDWTRFLTVAQAWTARRGSTAVADDGPNVITAHGVSFTYPGATRPALDGIDLDLKRGEVIALVGENGAGKSTLARILTGLFLPTTGTVRWDGLDLADAEPAAVLSKVALVPQDYTRWPLAARENITLGQPRPDGDAAVHAAAEAAGADTVIADLPNGLNTSLARSWWGGHDLSGGQWQRIAVARAFHRNAPVLVMDEPTAALDARAEHRIYTRLKALAAGRTTVFITHRLANVRLADRIIVLDHGRIAETGTFDELVSQGGTSIFFELLKLQEDR; from the coding sequence ATGCGCTTGGCCTCCGATCGTCACCTGAAGGCGAGCGTCACCCTGTCCACGTGGGCGATAGCGCGCCGCCTGCCCCGTACCCTCGCCGCGGCGGCGCGCCTCGCATGGCGCACCGACCGCCGCGCCGCCCTGGCGCTGCTCGGCTGCCAGATCGGTGCCGCCGCCCTGACTGCGACCGCCCTCGCAGCCACCACCCGCGTGCTGGCCGCGGTGTTCACCGGCGACGACATCGCCGCCGGGCTGCGCGAGAACCTGACCGCCGTGCTGGTCCTCGCCCTTGCCGGCTGCGGCCGCTATCTCCTCGACGGGGGCGCCCGCGCCGCCGCGGCCCAGCTCGCCCCTGCAGCCGTACGCGAAGCCGACCTCCAGGTCATCACCGCAGCGACGGGTGCCGAGTTGGTCGCGTACGAGGACCCCGACTTCGAGGACGCTCTCGCCGCCGCCTCGGACGGAGCGGAGATGACCGGCGCCCTCATCGTCGACTCCCAGGTGCTGACCTCCGCCGCAGCCCAACTGGCCGCCGCCGCCACGGTTGTCACCTTCTTGCACCCGGTGCTCCTGCCGCTGCTGGTCCTGGCCGTCGTCCCGTGCGCCTGGGGCGCCGTACGGGGTGCACGGATCGAACACGCCGCGCACCATCGCAACCTGGGGGACTCCCGTCTGCGCAGCGTGTTCCGCTCCTACACCACCGAGCGGAAAACCGCCGACGAGGTCCGCGCCGGCACCATGGCCGGCTTCCTGACCCGGCAGTACCGCATCGTCTCCGGACGCCTGGAGGCCGAACAGCTCGCGGCCACCCGGCAGGCCCTGGTCGCGCAGGGCATCGGTGACGCTCTCACGGCCGCCGGAATGCTCGCGACCTGGGGGGCGCTCGTGCTCCTGGTGACGGCCGGCCGCATGGAACTCGCAGCCGCGGGAACCGCCGCCCTGGCGGTGCGGGCCTCCGGCGCGGCCCTCACTACCACGGTCAGGGCCGGGGCCCGGCTGTTCCGCACGTCGCTGTCCTTGGACGACTGGACGCGGTTTTTGACCGTGGCCCAGGCGTGGACCGCCCGACGAGGCAGCACCGCCGTCGCCGACGACGGCCCGAACGTGATCACCGCCCACGGCGTTTCCTTCACCTACCCCGGCGCCACCCGGCCGGCCCTCGACGGCATCGACCTGGACCTCAAGCGCGGCGAAGTCATCGCCCTCGTGGGCGAGAACGGCGCCGGCAAGAGCACCCTCGCCCGCATCCTCACCGGCCTGTTCCTCCCCACCACCGGCACCGTGCGCTGGGACGGCCTGGACCTGGCAGACGCCGAACCCGCTGCTGTGCTGTCCAAGGTCGCGCTCGTCCCGCAGGACTACACCCGCTGGCCCCTGGCCGCCCGGGAGAACATCACCCTCGGCCAGCCCCGCCCCGACGGCGACGCCGCCGTGCACGCCGCCGCCGAAGCCGCCGGCGCCGACACCGTCATCGCCGACCTGCCGAACGGCCTGAACACGTCCCTGGCGCGCTCCTGGTGGGGAGGACACGACCTCTCCGGCGGACAGTGGCAGCGCATCGCCGTCGCCCGAGCCTTCCACCGCAACGCACCCGTCCTGGTGATGGACGAACCGACTGCCGCGCTCGACGCGCGCGCAGAGCACCGCATCTACACCCGGCTCAAGGCGCTGGCCGCCGGCCGGACCACTGTGTTCATTACCCACCGGCTTGCCAACGTGCGTCTCGCCGACCGCATCATCGTCCTCGACCACGGCCGCATCGCCGAGACGGGCACTTTCGACGAACTCGTAAGCCAGGGAGGCACGTCGATCTTCTTCGAGCTGCTCAAGCTCCAGGAAGATCGATGA
- a CDS encoding ATP-binding protein encodes MQFTSSRRGARLARLLAVRRLGTWGFPRGGEVSLTVETVVAELCANAVLHGRVPGRDFHLAMRLRVDGVIRIEVADARRERVPVRGRPYDVEEECGRGLLLVEAMAARWGVAERQGVGKIVWCELDT; translated from the coding sequence ATGCAGTTCACGTCCAGCCGCCGCGGCGCCCGCCTTGCTCGTCTGCTTGCCGTGCGGCGGCTCGGCACCTGGGGGTTTCCACGCGGGGGCGAGGTGTCGCTGACCGTGGAGACGGTGGTCGCGGAGTTGTGTGCGAACGCCGTGTTGCACGGGCGGGTCCCCGGGCGGGACTTCCACCTCGCGATGCGACTCCGCGTCGACGGCGTGATCCGTATCGAGGTGGCCGACGCGCGGCGGGAGCGGGTGCCGGTGCGGGGCCGGCCGTACGACGTGGAGGAGGAGTGCGGGCGGGGGTTGCTGCTCGTGGAGGCGATGGCGGCCCGGTGGGGGGTGGCCGAGCGGCAAGGCGTGGGAAAGATCGTGTGGTGCGAGCTTGATACCTGA
- a CDS encoding XRE family transcriptional regulator, whose amino-acid sequence MPVVAANGADSALRRARVARNMTLEEAADALNAITGGASDASLMSAWESGRRRTGKRNRAGLCQLYRERPEVLFAHQDGAEATSVLESSGTAVVVKVLTRWTDLVEAMVDVAAAAREHLVVTGSRSREKAYLAAIETAVAQHPDLLHYRVLYGPPRHRVLADHLLRLLELRDPSARRNGVKTLRIGMVEQVEALERFFVASETAAVAPLPSFHGAEGFDCGVLLGREAAVGLVHHGREACASARPVETIKAVRALPVRHS is encoded by the coding sequence GTGCCCGTGGTCGCGGCCAACGGGGCGGATTCGGCGCTCAGGCGGGCCCGGGTGGCGCGGAACATGACGCTGGAGGAGGCGGCTGACGCCCTGAACGCAATTACCGGGGGCGCATCGGACGCGAGCCTGATGAGCGCGTGGGAGTCCGGTCGGCGCCGAACCGGCAAGCGGAATCGGGCAGGGCTGTGCCAGCTCTACCGGGAGCGCCCGGAGGTGCTGTTCGCCCATCAGGACGGCGCGGAGGCCACCAGCGTGCTGGAGTCCTCCGGCACCGCGGTGGTGGTCAAGGTGCTCACCCGCTGGACCGACTTGGTCGAGGCGATGGTGGACGTCGCCGCCGCGGCACGCGAGCACCTGGTCGTCACCGGCTCCCGGAGCCGGGAGAAGGCGTATCTGGCGGCGATTGAGACTGCCGTGGCCCAGCACCCGGACCTGTTGCACTACCGGGTGCTGTACGGTCCGCCGCGCCACCGTGTGCTGGCCGACCACCTGTTGCGGCTGCTGGAGCTGCGTGACCCGTCCGCTCGCCGCAACGGTGTCAAGACGCTGCGCATCGGGATGGTGGAGCAGGTTGAGGCGCTGGAGAGGTTCTTCGTCGCTTCCGAGACCGCTGCCGTGGCGCCGCTGCCGTCGTTCCATGGGGCCGAGGGCTTCGACTGCGGCGTGTTACTCGGCCGGGAGGCGGCAGTCGGGCTGGTCCACCATGGGCGGGAAGCGTGCGCGTCCGCGCGGCCGGTGGAGACGATCAAGGCCGTCCGCGCGTTGCCGGTACGGCACAGCTAA